ATTTTCAACTTTCCATTACGTACAAATACTAATCCGCCCTTTTTTGCAGTGCCAGCTTGTGTATTCATAGCTGATAAACTTAAAAGCTCAAATTCGCCTGCAAAATTAAGTGCCATTACAAACTGTGCCGCAGCCATAAAAGTACCCCGATCTAGCGGTTTATTGTTTATAACAGGTTCCTGAATTGAAAAAATAGAAAGTTGCAAAAATATTTAATTTGTTTGGTTCCGGCCGAGTAGATCGACATTGGCAAAAATAAAAATCCAATTCAAAAAACAACGATATAGATAGTGAGTTAAGTTGATCAGAATGGTAATCAACTAGAAATGAGCAGGAAATTTTTTCAACCTTTTTGTTCAGTAAATCGTATCCCTAAGTTCGATAGTGTAATAAAGTATCCGTGCAAAAAAAAAGCAGGACTAAATCCTGCTCAAAATCTTTTGGGGAAGAATTAAACAACTCTTACTTTCACTGCATTAAGGCCTTTTTTGCCTTCTTGAACTTCATATTCAACTGTATCATTTTCTCTGATTTCGTCAATCAGGCCTGATGCATGCACAAAAATCTCAGATCCGCTTTCTTCTTTAATAAAGCCAAAGCCTTTTTCTGAGTTAAAAAATTTTACTGTTCCGTTTTTCATTATACTGGATGTTTTTAAATTAAAAACCAAAAATAGGATTAAAACCCAAAAACCAAAATTACTGGCAAACAAAATTGCTAATTATGCACAAAAAGATTTACAACTGTAAAAATTATTGCTGCTATTTTACAGTCTAAGCTTTTAACCGTGAATGTTTGCGGGTTAAAAAGATTTTCCCTGCGTAATAGAAGAATACCAATTAATTGGGTGCGACCTTAAATTCATGCCATCACTTTCAATATGATACAAGATAATAGGCATACTAAAATCGACAAAACGTTCTACCTGTCTGGAAAGTTTACCGAGAAAATCCATGCTCGATATGCCCTCCTTTAAATGAACGTAAATTACACTGCCTGTTTTAAACTCAAAGCGTTCTACCACTCCTGGCCACTCTGTTTTTATCCTGGTGAGGAAAGCTTTGATTTTGGTTTCTTCTTTTAGATTTTCCATAAGCTTATCAGGTTTTTTTAATATATGCTAATTTAAAAAATTATTCCAAATTAGGTTAATTGTAACAGGACCTATACAATTCTGGATATTAAAATTCAACTCCTGTGATTCGCTAGCCTAAACTTTTTTCAGAGGCTTAAATACAAGAAAGATTTCTCTAAATGCTCCGGTAAATATGAAAGCTGTTTTGATAATTGGACTATGAACGGGCAAAAGTTCTGTCATAGGGTTATTCAAACACAGATTTATTAAAATGGGATTGTATGTATAAAATACTTTGTTACTCCCTTTCAAAACTAGACAATAGATGAAATTAAAAAAGCCCTTCAATCCTGAGAGGGCTTTTTCATAGTCGTCTATCCCTATAAGTAGGAATTTCAAAACTAATTAATGCTTTTTATATTTTTTGGGGTTGAATAAACTGAACAGATTTTTTTTTTGGCTTAATTCATCTTTATTTTTTCAGCTAAATATGCCATTTAAACGACTATAATACATTATTACTCTACTCCCTTTGCATTAGTAGGAATAACATACAGCGATTTTGAAGCCGTAATAAAAAGCAAGTTTTTATCTTTTCCACCAAAACAAACATTACCACACCACTGTTCAGGCACTTCAATATGACCGATTTGTTCGCCTGTTGGTTTGTAAATATTCACCCCTTTTCCGGTTACATAAATATTTCCCTCACTATCTAAAGTCATCCCGTCAGAATGCTGGTTAAGAATAAGTTGTCTGTCTGCTAATTTGGCATCGGTACCAATACGATAACGATAAGTTTTATTCGCATCCATATCGGCCACATACAAAAATTTACCATCTGGAGTACCTACAATACCATTAGGTTTAATCACATCATTAGCAACGATAACAGCTTCTTTTTTCCCTTTTGGCAGATAGTATACCTTTTGGCCTTGAATCTCCGGTGCTTTTCTACTCCAGTAATCGCGCTGATAATAAGGATCGGTAAAATATATTCCACCTTTAGCATCCAACCAGATATCGTTCGGACCATTTACCTTTTTACCTTCATAATCGCTGAAGAGCACTTTTATCTTCTTGTTTTTATCGATAGACCAGATCTGGTTATGTTCGTCGGCACACACAATCAAGTTTCCTTTCTTATCAAAATAAGTTCCGTTTGCCCTACCCGATTTATCCATATATAAACTCAAATTACCATCAATGTCGTATTTCCAGATCTTATCGTTAGGTTGATCAGTAAAAAAAACGTTTCCCTGTTTATCAACAGATGCACCTTCAGTAAACTTAAACTGCGACGAAATCAACTTTAAACTATCCTGGACAAAAAGGTTTTTTCCTGCACTTTGTGCAAATGAAATGGTGCTTAAGGCTATGAAGGCAAAAAAGACGAAATATTTTTTCATTTTTATTTTTTAAAAAAACCTGATAGGTTTATAACGATATCAACTTACCCGTTTTCCTTTCAGCAACATATTTAATGCATCGTTCAGCGTTCCGGCTTTTTGCACTTCGCCTTCATTTACAAAATAAATTTCGTCGGCATTTTCAATAGTATTTAAACGGTGAGCAATAATTACCAATGTAGTTTCTTTTGATAGTTTATTTAAAATGCTTCCCAAAAGTTGTTCGGTTATGGTATCGATATTGGCTGTAGCTTCATCAAGAATCAATAATTCAGGATTTCTAAGCACGGCACGCATAAAAGCTATCAGTTGTTTCTGTCCCAAACTGATACTATCTGATGCTGAAGTAATCTGTGTATTTAATCCTTCATCAAATATGGCTAAAAGTGCATTCAGGTTGGCCTCTTCAATTATTTTCTCCAGCTGCTCATCACTTACCTCCTTATATAAACTGTTGCCATATAAAATATTCTCTTTTACTGATCCAGTAAATAAAAATGGCTCTTGCAATATGAAACCGATTTTTTGTGTCCGTTCTTCTGCAGAAAATGAACGGATATCCCTGCCATTTAATAAAACAGTTCCTTTTGTGGCATCGTATAAACGGGAAATTAATGAAGCAGTTGTAGTTTTCCCACCTCCGGTTGGTCCAATTAGGGCGTAAGTTTTACCTTTTTCGAACCTTAAGTTAATGTTATGCAGGATTTCTTTACTATCATCATAAGAAAAATGAACATTTTTAAACTCGAGCAAAGCAGCATCTGAGGTAATATTTTCGTCAACTTTAACCTGTTTTAAGTTACTCTCTAATGATAAGATCTGTGATATCCTGTCCCAACCTGCCATGGCAACCTGAAAACTGGTCCAAAGTGCGGCCAACTGCCTCAGTGGATTATAAAAATTGGTGGTATAAGAAATATAACTCACCAATAAGCCCAAGGTGAAATTGCCCTTAGAAATTAAATAAACACCAAAAAGTAAGGTAATTAGTTGTGCAATACTCGATAATAGCCCATAAACAGGTACAAAAATATTGTTGGCCAAACCTGCACCAATCGCCGTTTTATAATTTTCGGTATTGGCTTCGTTAAAACGTTTCCTAAAATAATCTCTGCGGTTAAAGGCAATAATCACTTTAAAGTTGTTCAGGCTTTCCTGTATTTCGGCGCTCATTCCGCCAACACTTTTTAAATTTTTAGCATTTTTTCCCTTTACCCAAGGCGATAAAGCCACTGTAAAAAGAACAATTACAACCGCCGGCGAAAGTGTTGCCGCACCAAGTTCCGTGTTAATTGAAAGCAGGAAAATACCTGCGCCGATCATGGTTACAATACTGCCTATAAACTGCATTAGCGACTGCGAGAAAAACTGGTTCAGCTTATCGGTATCGTTATTCACCCTCGAAATCAGATCACCTGCTTTATTCTGGTTAAAAAAAGAAACAGGTAATTCCTGTAATTTATTAAAAATGGCATTACGTAAAGTGTATAACATCCGCTGGCCTACTCCGCCCATTAACCTGGTTTGAGTGTAACC
The nucleotide sequence above comes from Pedobacter riviphilus. Encoded proteins:
- a CDS encoding cold-shock protein; its protein translation is MKNGTVKFFNSEKGFGFIKEESGSEIFVHASGLIDEIRENDTVEYEVQEGKKGLNAVKVRVV
- a CDS encoding SMP-30/gluconolactonase/LRE family protein, whose amino-acid sequence is MKKYFVFFAFIALSTISFAQSAGKNLFVQDSLKLISSQFKFTEGASVDKQGNVFFTDQPNDKIWKYDIDGNLSLYMDKSGRANGTYFDKKGNLIVCADEHNQIWSIDKNKKIKVLFSDYEGKKVNGPNDIWLDAKGGIYFTDPYYQRDYWSRKAPEIQGQKVYYLPKGKKEAVIVANDVIKPNGIVGTPDGKFLYVADMDANKTYRYRIGTDAKLADRQLILNQHSDGMTLDSEGNIYVTGKGVNIYKPTGEQIGHIEVPEQWCGNVCFGGKDKNLLFITASKSLYVIPTNAKGVE
- a CDS encoding ABC transporter ATP-binding protein, with protein sequence MNYNLNQLSTRQEKQSTFKALKSLLKLISVERKNLWLALIAILVNSGLLLLGPLLVGHTVDTYIRTKQFHGVLVFGGILLVMYMIAMVTGYTQTRLMGGVGQRMLYTLRNAIFNKLQELPVSFFNQNKAGDLISRVNNDTDKLNQFFSQSLMQFIGSIVTMIGAGIFLLSINTELGAATLSPAVVIVLFTVALSPWVKGKNAKNLKSVGGMSAEIQESLNNFKVIIAFNRRDYFRKRFNEANTENYKTAIGAGLANNIFVPVYGLLSSIAQLITLLFGVYLISKGNFTLGLLVSYISYTTNFYNPLRQLAALWTSFQVAMAGWDRISQILSLESNLKQVKVDENITSDAALLEFKNVHFSYDDSKEILHNINLRFEKGKTYALIGPTGGGKTTTASLISRLYDATKGTVLLNGRDIRSFSAEERTQKIGFILQEPFLFTGSVKENILYGNSLYKEVSDEQLEKIIEEANLNALLAIFDEGLNTQITSASDSISLGQKQLIAFMRAVLRNPELLILDEATANIDTITEQLLGSILNKLSKETTLVIIAHRLNTIENADEIYFVNEGEVQKAGTLNDALNMLLKGKRVS